Proteins encoded by one window of Vitis vinifera cultivar Pinot Noir 40024 chromosome 10, ASM3070453v1:
- the LOC100261601 gene encoding probable LRR receptor-like serine/threonine-protein kinase At1g56140 has protein sequence MKLRMIRASALSLVPHLCFFLLWFDKSTAQNATTHPSEVKALNSIFQQWGTKAPKLWNISGEPCSGSAIDETYIWDQTINPTIKCNCTYNTHTTCHITELKIYALNKRGRIPKELAALTYLTYLLLDRNSFTGHLPPFIGNLSKLQFFSIAHNAFSGTIPKDLGKLKELKILALGSNNFSGALPPELGNLAKLQEIYINSCGAGGEIPSTFANLYNLETVWASDCQFTGKIPNFIGNWTKLWSLRLEGNSFKGPIPSSLSSLASLQTLHISDIYEVSSSLDFIKGLKNLTSLVLRNTLISGSIPSYIGEYQSLQTLDLSFNNLIGGIPSSLFKLNNLTALFLGNNRLTGTLPPQKSEKLQIIDLSYNEISGSFPSWLNSDLQLNLVANNFTFDSSNSSILEGLNCLQRDFPCNKGTPQYTNFSVKCGGPELRTSDGTVFEADNSITIGTTSALYFVSRMERWAVSNVGLYNDRSEYNTSSVEKALSQVKGTKNPKLFETSRISPGSLRYYGLGLVNGPYTVSLLFAETTFKDPSTQTWQSRGRRVFDIYIQGMLEYKDFDISREAGGVEKALEKKFKATVSENYLEIHLFWAGKGTCCIPVQGYYGPSISALTVVPDLTRIPPKKHKTGLIIGFAAAAGIVSFMLVLAACYMKRKGLHANEDIELLEIGPKLNTFSDAELRTATEDFSPANKLGQGGFGTVYKGTLLDGRAVAVKQLSIASYQAKSQFITEIATISAVQHRNLVKLYGFCIKGSRRLLVYEYLENKSLDHVLFGKCGLVLDWPTRFGICLGTARGLAYLHEESNPRIIHRDVKSSNILLDAELCPKISDFGLAKLYDDKKTHISTQIAGTIGYLAPEYAMLGHLTEKADVFSFGVVALEILSGRPNTDKSLDAKKIYLLEWAWTLHENNQSLDLVDPMLTALDENEVSRVVRVALLCTQGSPMLRPTMSRVVAMLSGDIEVSTVTSKPSYLTDCDFKDKTSTFLSEDTQTSVASTSSPIDWDFKEIDRSFCSQDKYLLHLPVT, from the exons GAAAATATACGCTTTGAACAAAAGGGGAAGAATTCCTAAAGAGCTCGCAGCTTTGACTTACCTCACCtattt aTTACTTGATCGAAATTCCTTCACGGGTCACTTGCCTCCATTTATTGGAAATTTATCTAAATTGCAGTTTTT TTCAATTGCCCACAATGCATTCTCTGGGACAATTCCAAAGGATCTTGGAAAGCTTAAAGAGCTAAAAATCCT GGCTCTTGGTTCCAATAACTTCTCTGGAGCTCTTCCGCCTGAGCTTGGAAATTTAGCCAAACTTCAAGAAAT TTATATTAACAGCTGTGGAGCAGGTGGTGAGATTCCATCAACATTTGCTAACCTCTATAACCTGGAAACCGT GTGGGCATCAGACTGTCAATTCACAGGAAAAATACCAAACTTCATAGGGAACTGGACGAAGCTTTGGTCTCT GAGACTTGAAGGGAACTCCTTCAAAGGCCCAATACCATCCAGTCTTTCTAGCTTGGCCTCACTGCAGACTCT GCATATAAGCGATATATACGAAGTGAGCTCATCCCTTGATTTCATTAAGGGTTTGAAGAACTTAACCTCATT AGTTCTAAGGAACACACTGATATCTGGCAGTATTCCATCTTATattggagaatatcaaagtttaCAAACACT GGATTTAAGTTTCAACAACTTAATAGGAGGAATCCCAAGTTCTTTGTTCAAGCTGAATAATCTCACTGCCCT GTTTCTTGGAAACAATAGACTAACTGGAACACTTCCTCCACAGAAGAGTGAAAAACTTCAAATTAT AGATTTGTCATACAATGAAATATCAGGGAGTTTTCCTTCTTGGCTAAACTCAGATTTACAATT GAATTTAGTAGCCAACAACTTCACATTTGATAGCTCAAACAGCAG TATTTTGGAAGGATTGAATTGTCTTCAGAGAGACTTCCCATGCAATAAGGGCACTCCACAAT ATACTAACTTCTCGGTCAAGTGTGGTGGACCAGAGTTGAGAACCTCAGATGGAACAGTCTTTGAGGCTGATAACTCAATTACTATTGGCACCACTTCAGCATTGTATTTTGTAAGCAGAATGGAGAGATGGGCAGTTAGCAATGTGGGCTTATATAATGACAGATCTGAATATAATACGTCATCTGTAGAGAAGGCCTTGTCACAAGTGAAAGGCACTAAAAACCCCAAACTTTTCGAGACTTCAAGGATATCGCCGGGTTCACTTAGATACTATGGCCTAGGCCTGGTAAATGGACCTTACACTGTAAGCTTGTTATTTGCAGAAACAACTTTTAAAGATCCGAGTACACAAACATGGCAGAGTCGAGGAAGGCGtgtttttgatatttatattcAG GGGATGCTTGAATATAAGGACTTTGACATATCAAGAGAGGCAGGTGGGGTTGAGAAAGCACTAGAGAAAAAATTCAAAGCTACTGTGTCAGAGAACTATCTTGAAATCCATCTGTTTTGGGCTGGTAAAGGGACCTGCTGTATTCCTGTCCAAGGTTACTATGGACCATCCATTTCGGCCCTTACGGTTGTACCAG ATTTAACAAGAATTCCACCAAAGAAGCACAAGACCGGGTTGATTATTGGTTTTGCAGCCGCTGCTGGGATCGTAAGCTTTATGCTTGTATTGGCAGCTTGTTATATGAAAAGGAAAGGTCTACATGCCAACGAGGATATAG AGCTTCTTGAGATAGGCCCCAAGCTGAACACCTTCAGCGATGCTGAGCTGCGAACTGCTACAGAAGACTTCAGTCCTGCAAATAAGCTGGGGCAGGGTGGATTTGGAACCGTTTACAAG GGCACTCTACTTGATGGGAGGGCTGTAGCTGTGAAGCAACTTTCAATAGCGTCTTATCAAGCAAAAAGTCAATTTATTACAGAAATTGCTACCATATCTGCAGTTCAACATCGAAACCTTGTGAAACTGTATGGATTCTGCATCAAGGGGAGTAGACGGCTCCTGGTTTATGAATATCTTGAAAACAAGAGCCTTGATCATGTTCTCTTTG GAAAATGTGGTCTGGTTCTTGATTGGCCAACCCGCTTCGGTATATGCTTGGGAACAGCAAGAGGACTTGCTTATCTTCATGAGGAATCAAATCCAAGAATCATACACCGGGATGTGAAGTCTAGTAATATTTTGCTTGATGCAGAACTCTGTCCCAAGATATCAGATTTTGGATTAGCAAAGCTGTACGATGACAAGAAAACACACATCAGCACCCAAATTGCAGGAACCAT TGGCTATCTAGCACCAGAGTATGCAATGCTTGGGCACCTGACAGAGAAAGCTGATGTCTTCAGCTTTGGTGTCGTCGCTCTAGAGATCCTTAGTGGGAGGCCAAACACAGACAAGAGCTTGGATGCCAAAAAGATCTATCTTCTTGAATGG GCATGGACATTACATGAAAATAACCAAAGTTTGGATTTGGTTGATCCGATGTTAACAGCATTGGATGAAAATGAAGTCAGTCGAGTGGTAAGAGTGGCTCTCTTGTGCACCCAGGGATCACCAATGTTGCGGCCAACCATGTCCCGTGTTGTTGCAATGCTTTCCGGAGACATTGAAGTAAGTACAGTTACATCAAAACCCAGTTATTTAACAGATTGCGATTTCAAAGATAAGACAAGCACCTTTTTGAGTGAAGATACTCAAACATCTGTGGCATCCACAAGCAGTCCAATAGATTGGGATTTCAAAGAGATAGATAGGAGTTTTTGCAGTCAAGATAAATATCTGTTGCATCTGCCAGTGACCTAA